ACCGGCCAGGTACCGGGAAGGTATCCAGCCCCAGACCGGTGAAAATAATACCTCATATTATCGAAAGCGGGTGGCGCCTTGGAAAGGCTCCTTTTAATCGACGGGAACAGCCTCGTGCACCGGGCTTTTCATGCCCTGCCGCCGCTCTCGACCACCACCGGCCTGCCGACCAATGCGGTGTTGGGCTTCACCAGGATGCTCCTCAAGGTGCTGGACGCCGAGCAGCCGGCCGCGGTGATCGTGGCCTTCGATAAGGGCCGCGCCACCTTCCGGCACGACGCCTTTGACGCCTACAAAGCCCACCGCCCGGCCACACCCGAGGACCTCCGCCCGCAACTCGCCCTTGTCAAGGAAATCCTTGAATCCATGCGGATTCCCATCCGCGAACTCGAAGGCTACGAGGCCGACGACATCATCGGTACTCTCTGCCGGTTCGGCGAGGACAGGAAGATGGCGGTCACCGTCCTTACCGGAGACCAGGACGCGCTTCAACTCGTCTCCCCGCACACGGAGGTGCTGATCACCCGCAAGGGCATCAGTGAGCTGGAAAGGTACGACGAGGCCGCCGTGGTTCGCCGCTTCGGGCTCAACCCGCCCCAGCTTGTGGACATGAAGGGACTCGCCGGAGACCCCTCGGACAATATCCCGGGTATCCCCGGCATCGGGATGAAGACGGCGGCCAAGCTCGTGCAAACCTACGGCCGGCTGGACGAAATCCTGACCAGGACCGACGAATTGCCCCTCCGCCTGCGGCGCCAACTGGAAACATACGCCGACCAGGCCCGCCTTTCCCGGGATCTGGCCGCCATCGACCGCCAGGTGCCCGGCATCACGGCGGAAGACATCGAGCCCTGGCCCGGTCCCGACTATGACCGCCTGCTGCGGGTCTTCACCAAGCTGGAGTTCAAGAGCCTGTCCCGGGAGATCGTCGACCGCATGGTGCGGCCGGAAAGCGAGCAGGCGGTTACAGTCTACGCCCCGCCGTACGAGAGGGCCGAAACGGCCGAACAGATCCGCGATGTGCTGGCCGTCGCGCGGTCGGCGGGCGAGGTCTGCCTCGCCTTCGGCGGCAGCCGTGCCTCCGGCCTGTCCGCCCTCGGCCTGGCCGCCGGCGACGCCCTTTTATATATGCCCCTGCCCCCCGACGGGAGCGACGGCCTCGAGGTCCTCGCCGACTTCCTGGCCGACGAGACCCAGTCCAAGCTGACTTATGACGCCAAAGAAGCCTACTGGCTGTGTCACATCCGCCGCCTTTCCCTGGCCGGCTTGGCCTTCGACACCACCGTGGCCGCCTACCTTTTGAATCCGGCCGCCGGTACGCTGAAGATCGAGGACCTGGCCCTTGAATACCTGCAGCTCGTCCTCCCCCCGGGCGGCGAAGAGGCCCTTCCCGCCCGCGCCGCCTGCCTGCGGCGGCTGGTTCCGGCGTTGCAGGCGCGGCTGCGCGCCCAGGAGCAGGAGGACCTCTTTTCCCGCGTCGAGCTGCCCCTCACCGGCGTTCTGGCCCGCATGGAAATGGCCGGCGTCCGGGTCGACCGGGCGCAGCTGACCCGGATGTCGGAGGAGTTCGGAGAACGCATCCGCGCCCTGGAGGAAGAGATCTACACCCTCGCGGGCGAAAGGTTTAACGTGAGTTCCCCGAAGCAATTGGGAGAGATCCTGTTCGGGAAGCTTGGGTTGCCGAAAGGCAAGAAGACCAAGACCGGATACAGCACCGACGCCAGGGTTCTGGAGGAACTGGCGGGCGAGCACGAGATCGCCGCCCTGGTCCTTGAGCACCGCCAGCTGGTAAAGCTCAAAGGGACCTACACCGACGGCCTGGCCGCCCTGATCGACCCTGTAACCGGCACGCTGCACACCACCCTGCACCAGACGGTGACGGCCACTGGACGGCTTTCCTCGGCGGAGCCGAACCTTCAGAACATCCCCATCCGGATGGAGATCGGGCGGCGCATCCGTCGCGTCTTCATCCCCGGCGATACGGCGAACGTCCTGCTGACGGCGGATTATTCGCAGATCGAGTTGCGCATCCTGGCCCACCTTTCGGGAGACACGGCCCTGATCGAGGCCTTCAATCTGGGCCAGGACATCCACGCCCGGACGGCGGCCGAGGTCTTCGGGCTCCCGCTGGACAAGGTCACCCCCGAACTCCGCCGGCGGGCGAAGGCTGTGAACTTCGGAATCGTCTATGGCATAAGCGACTTCGGCCTGGCGCGGGACCTGCGCATTCCCCGGGCGGAGGCCGCCCGCTACATTGAGAACTACTTCACCCGCCTCCCGGGGGTAAAGGCCTTTATCGAGCGCACCGTCCGCGAGGCCCGGGACCGGGGATACGTGACCACGATCCTTAACCGCCGCCGCTACCTGCCGGACCTCTTCAGCCCGAACCGCGCAGTACGCAACTTCGGCGAGCGGGCGGCCATGAACAGCCCGATCCAGGGCAGCGCGGCCGACATCATCAAGCTGGCGATGGTCAACATCGACCGCCGGCTGGCCGCC
This portion of the Thermoanaerobacterales bacterium genome encodes:
- the polA gene encoding DNA polymerase I codes for the protein MERLLLIDGNSLVHRAFHALPPLSTTTGLPTNAVLGFTRMLLKVLDAEQPAAVIVAFDKGRATFRHDAFDAYKAHRPATPEDLRPQLALVKEILESMRIPIRELEGYEADDIIGTLCRFGEDRKMAVTVLTGDQDALQLVSPHTEVLITRKGISELERYDEAAVVRRFGLNPPQLVDMKGLAGDPSDNIPGIPGIGMKTAAKLVQTYGRLDEILTRTDELPLRLRRQLETYADQARLSRDLAAIDRQVPGITAEDIEPWPGPDYDRLLRVFTKLEFKSLSREIVDRMVRPESEQAVTVYAPPYERAETAEQIRDVLAVARSAGEVCLAFGGSRASGLSALGLAAGDALLYMPLPPDGSDGLEVLADFLADETQSKLTYDAKEAYWLCHIRRLSLAGLAFDTTVAAYLLNPAAGTLKIEDLALEYLQLVLPPGGEEALPARAACLRRLVPALQARLRAQEQEDLFSRVELPLTGVLARMEMAGVRVDRAQLTRMSEEFGERIRALEEEIYTLAGERFNVSSPKQLGEILFGKLGLPKGKKTKTGYSTDARVLEELAGEHEIAALVLEHRQLVKLKGTYTDGLAALIDPVTGTLHTTLHQTVTATGRLSSAEPNLQNIPIRMEIGRRIRRVFIPGDTANVLLTADYSQIELRILAHLSGDTALIEAFNLGQDIHARTAAEVFGLPLDKVTPELRRRAKAVNFGIVYGISDFGLARDLRIPRAEAARYIENYFTRLPGVKAFIERTVREARDRGYVTTILNRRRYLPDLFSPNRAVRNFGERAAMNSPIQGSAADIIKLAMVNIDRRLAAGGFKTRMILQVHDELIFDVPSDELCEVAPLVKKEMEQVVRLDVPLVVDLKVGNNWYEVRPLEEVTKCLSYPK